The Acidobacteriota bacterium genomic sequence CACGCCCCTTCGCCCGAGCTGCTCCAGAAAGAACTCCAGAAAGCCGTTCATCTCATCCTGCATGCGGCCCATTTTCTCCCGCATGTTGAGAACAATTTCAACCCCCGCGAGATTCACGCCGAGGTTTCGCGTGAGGTTCAGGATGATCTCGAGGCGTTCCAGGTCCTCGTCCGAGTAGAGGCGGGTGTTGCCCTCCGTCCGGGAGGGCCGGAGAAGGCCGTCCCGCTCGTAGAGGCGAAGGGTCTGCGGGTGCACGTCGAATCGCTGCGCCACGGCGCTAATCATATAGAAGCGCTTCCCTTCGTCGGTCTTGGGAGGCCTCCGGGCCATGGCGTCACCCCTTCTCCGCCCCAGTATAGGGGCGCGGGTTCTCGGGGTTCAAACGGGCGAACTCCCGGAGGAGGTCCTTGCTCCGCTCGTCCACCACCGGGGGCGTCCAGATGGTGACTTCCACCAGGAGATCTCCGGCCGTGCCGCCCCGGAGGGAGGGCATGCCCCGCTCCCGCAGGCGGAACACCTGGCCGGATGAGGTGCCCGGAGGGATCTTGAGGCGGGCGCCTCCCCCGAGCGTGGGGACGTCGATCCGGGCTCCCAGGACCGCTTCGGTCACCGTGATGGGCACCTTCACGCGGAGGTTGGGGCCCTCCCGGCGATAGGTCGGGTCATCCAGGATGTGGGTCTCGATGTACAGGTCGCCCGGGGGCCCCCCGAAGCGCCCGGCCTGGCCCTTTCCCTTCACGCGCACCCGGGAGCCCGTGTCCACTCCGGGAGGAATGGAAACTTCCACGGTTTCCACGGTTTCCGCTGAACCCGCCCCCCCGCAGGCGCGGCAAGGCTCCCCGGGATCCTTGCCGGAGCCTCCGCAGGCCGGACAGGTCCGGGCGAAGGAGAAGGGACCCCGGGAGAGGCCGACCTTGCCCGAACCTCCGCAGGAAGAACAGGATCGGCTCCGTTTGTGGGGAAGGCGCCCTTCGCCTCGGCATCCCCCGCAGGCCACCGTATGGCGCACGGCGATTCGGGCCCGCTTTCCCGTAAAGGCTTCCTGAAGCGTCAGGGAAAGAGGGAACACCAGATCCTCGCCCGGCCTGGGTCCCTGGTTTTCGCGGCTTTGGGCCGTGTGGAGGAAGGCGTCCAGAAGGTCCTGGAAGCCTCCGGAGGTGGGGCCGGCGTCGAAGTCGAATCCGGTGAAATCCACACGCGGCCCACCCCCCGGGCGGGGACCCACTGTGCCGGTGGTGTCGTACCGCTTCTTCTGTTCCGGGTCCGAGAGGATGGCGTGGGCCTCGGAGAGTTCCTTGAACCGCTCCTCGGCGGCCGAGTCCCCGGGGTTGAGGTCGGGGTGGTACTTGCGGGCGAGGCGCTTGTAGGCCTTTCGGACCTCCGCCGCCGAAGCCCCCCTGGGGATTTCCAGGACGTCGTAGAGGTTTCGCACGGCCATGGGCGCCCGCTCCCTACTTCACGCGGATGGACTTCCGGGTGTTCTTCCTGGGGAGGACGATGGTGAGGAGGCCGTCCTTCAGGGCGGCCTCCACGGCTCCGGCATCGATCTCGTCGGGAAAGGAGAACTCCCTCAGGAAGGGCCCGAAGTACCGCTCCATCCTCTGGACGCACTCTTGGTCCTCGCCCTGGCTGGCGCGGCGCTCTCCCGCCACCCGGAGGAGCCGCCCCTCGGCCGTGACCTCGATGTCCTCGATGGGCACCCCCGGGATTTCCACCTCCACCACGTAACGGGCGGCATCCTCGTACACGTCGGCGGGGGGGATCCACGTGAAATCCTGAAGAGGCGAGGAGCTTCTTTCCGGTTGGATGATCTCCTCGAAGAGCCGATTCACGCGTCTCTGAAGATTCAGGAGCTCCCGAAGGGGATCACCCTTGGACGGCATGCCAGCACCTCCCCGACCTGTTCGTCTCCGACCGACGACCTCGAATTATTTCACATCCTCGAATTCGGCGTCGATGACCTCGCCGGATTTGCCGGCGGTGGCGGATCCTCCCTGGGGCCCTCCCGCGGAGGACGTCTCGCCCGCCCCAGGCCCGGCCGGTCCCGCCTGGGCCTTGGCCGAGGCGTAGAGGACCTCGGCCATCTTGTGACTGGCGGCGTTCAGCCCGTCGATGGCCTTCCGGATGGACTCCTTGCCGCCGGCGTCCTTCGCCTTCCGGAGCTCGTCCAGGGCCGCCCGGACCTTGGACTCCTCCTCGGCGGGAATCTTGCCCGCGTTTTCCTGCAGGAGCTTTTCGGTGCTGTACAGGAGCTGGTCGGCCTGGTTCTTGATCTCGATCTCCTCCTTGCGGGCCATGTCCTCGGCCTTGTGGGACTCGGCTTCTCGAACCATCTTGTCGATCTCGTCCTTGGTGAGCCCCGAGGAGGCCGTGATGGTGATGCTCTGCTCCTTGCCGGTGGCCAGGTCCTTGGCGGAGACGTGAAGGATGCCGTTGGCGTCGATGTCGAAGGCCACCTCGATCTGAGGTACGCCCCTCGGGGCCGGTGGGATCCCCATCAGCTTGAAAGTCCCCAGGAGCTTGTTGTCGCGGGCCATGGGCCGCTCGCCCTGGAAGACCACGATCTCCACCTCGGTCTGGTTGTCCGCGGCGGTGGTGAAGGTCTCCTTCCGCTTGGCGGGGATGGTGGTGTTCCTCTGGATCAGGGCCGTGGCCACGCCCCCCAGGGTCTCCACGCCCAGTGTGAGGGGGGTGACGTCGAGGAGGAGGATGTCCTTGACATCTCCGCCGAGAACGCCGGCCTGGATGGCCGCGCCCACCGCCACCACCTCATCGGGATTCACGCCCTTGTGGGGTTCGCGCCCGAAAAAGTCCTGCACCATCTGCTGGATTTTGGGAATGCGCGTGGACCCACCCACGAGAACGGCCTCATGGATCTGGCTCGGCCCCAGCTTGGCGTCGGAGAGGGCGGCCTTGCAGGGCTCCATGGTCCTCTGGAAGATGGCGGAAGCCAGGTTTTCCATCTGCGCCCGCGTCAGTTTGATCTGGAGGTGCTTGGGGCCCGAGGCGTCGGCCGTGATGAAAGGCAGGTTGATTTCCGCCTCCAAGGTCTGGGAGAGCTCGCACTTGGCGCGCTCGCAAGCCTCCTTGAGGCGCTGGAGGGCCATGGGATCCTTGGAGAGGTCGATGCCGTTGTCCTTCCGGAAAACGTCCACCACCCAGTCGATCAGGACCTTGTCCACGTCGTCCCCGCCGAGGTGGGTGTCTCCGTTGGTGGACTTGACCTCGATGACCCCTTCCCCCACCTCGAGGACGGAAATGTCGAAGGTTCCGCCGCCGAAGTCGTACACGGCGATGGTCTCTTCCTTCTTTTTATCCAGGCCGTAGGCCAGGGCCGCGGCCGTGGGCTCGTTGATGATCCGGAGCACCTCGAGGCCCGCGATGCGGCCGGCGTCCTTGGTGGCCTGGCGCTGGCTGTCGTTGAAGTAGGCGGGGACCGTGATGACCGCCTGGGTCACCTTCTCCCCGAGATAGGATTCGGCGGCCTCCTTGAGCTTCCGCAGGACCATGGCCGAAATTTCAGGCGGGGAGTACTTCTTCCCCCTCGCCTCCACCCAGGCATCGCCGTTGTCGGCGGCCACCACCCGGTAGGGGACGGTCTCGATTTCCCGCTGGACCTCGGAGAACTTTCGGCCCATGAACCGCTTGATGGAGAAGACCGTATTGAGGGGATTGGTGATGGCCTGGCGCTTGGCCACCTTTCCCACCAGGATTTCCCCCTTGTCCGTGAAGGCCACAACGGAAGGGGTCGTTCGGTCTCCTTCCTGGTTGGGGATCACCACGGGTTGCCCGCCTTCCATCACGGCCACCACCGAGTTGGTGGTGCCGAGGTCGATTCCGATGATCTTGGCCATGAGCGCATACCTCCTTCGCACGGTGTCCAGGCTCGGTAGCCTGAGCCAGGCCTTAAGATAATACTTGAGCACGTAATTGTCAAGTTTCTTGATTTCGCTTGCATGGGCATTCCACCGGGACCCGGGACTTGATACCCTCAATCCTCTCGTCGGGGGAGGCATGGCCGCGTTCACCCTCCTACAGGGCAATGGATCTTCCGGGCGCCTGGGGGAACTCCAGACGCCCCACGGACGGGTCCGGACCCCCGCCTTCATGCCCGTCGGAACGCGGGCCTCGGTGAAGGGGATGCCACCCTTTCTCCTGCGGGAGGCGGGGGCGGACATCGTCCTGTGCAACACCTTCCACCTCGCCCTCCGGCCGGGAAGCCGCCTCATCGAGGAATTGGGCGGGATCCACCGGTTCATGGGATGGGACGGCCCCGTCCTGACCGATTCGGGTGGCTTTCAGGTCTTCTCTCTGGCTTCCCTCCGCCAGGTCACCGAGGAGGGGATCGCCTTCCGTTCTCCCGTGGACGGCGCCGACGTTTTTCTGAGTCCCGAGCGGGCGGTGGCGATTCAGGAGGAACTGGGCGTCGACGTGGCCATGGCCTTGGACGTGTTGGTAAAGGGCACGGCCGGGGAAGAAGAAACCGAGGCCGCGGTGGACCGGACCACCCGGTGGGCCCGGCGTTGCCGGGAGGCCCAGCGTAGGTCCGGGACCGCTCTCTTCGGTATCGTCCAGGGAGGCCCGTATCCGCGCCTGAGGGAACGTTCGGCGAAAGAGCTCGTGGACCTGGATTTTCCGGGGTACGCCGCCGGCGGCTTCTCCGTCGGAGAAAAGAAGGAGACCTTCCGAGAGGTGGCGGCTTTGACGGCGGGTCTTCTTCCCGCGGACCGCCCCCGCTACCTCATGGGGGTGGGTACCCCCCAGGATTTAGTGGAGGCGGCCTCCTGGGGCTACGACCTGTTCGACTGCGTCCTGCCCACTCGGAACGCGCGAAATGGGAGCCTGTTCACCTCTGAGGGCACGATTTCCATCAAGAACGCCGCCTTCGCCCGTTCCCCGGAACCCCTCGACCCGAAGTGCTCCTGTTGGGGGTGCCGAACGGTCTCCCGGGCCTACCTCAATCACCTCTACCGCGCCAACGATCCAACGGGACTCGTCCTCAACACCCTTCACAACCTGACCTACTACCTCGGACTCATGGCTCGGATTCGCGAGGCGGTGGCCGAGGGCAGCCTGGAGAGCCTGGTCCGGGAGATCCTTCACCAGGATGGCCGGATGATGGAGCCGGCGGGTTGATTCGGCGCGCGATGGGCGGCGAAGAGCCGGATCACCCCTGCGGTCGGAGAGCGCCTCCTCGGTGAGGCCCCACCCCCTTGTCTCCTTGGCCGCAATCCCCGGGCCCATCCTGAAGCGAATCGAGTCCCGCGGCGGCTCCAAGATCTGGGGGGAGCCAACGGCCTGTAAGGACCATCCAGAGGGTCGGGAGGTCCTTCTGACTGCTCATCCGGGGCGCTTCGACCAGGCACCTGGGTGGCACGCCAGGTCCGAAAAGGGACCGGCCAAATGGAGGGCGCTCAAGATCTACGCGGTCCCCGGGCCGGGAGCGGCTTCCTGACGGGGTCCGGATCTCCGCCCGCCATGTACGGCTCCGGCCGCCACCGTCGTGTTCGGGAGGCTGAAACGATGGACCCTCCGACCGAGGCGGAGGTTCCGCCCGCGGCGGAGTGCGGAAGTGTCACTTTATCTAGCCATATCGGCTCGGCAAGGTATCACTCCCATCCTGCCAGTCCCCCTCCGCAGCCAGGGCTCCTCGGGGGCTCGCAGGTCTGGATTGGGTGCACTGAGTCTTTGTAAGCGACTGCTATGTATGATGTTACGCGCGGCGCGATCCTCGAGAGGCCATGTCGGGGACCCAAAGAAAGAACCTTCCACCCGCTGCGGATTGTGTAGAAAAAGGGACGGCACGCGAGTTGCTGGTGGGGAAGAGGTGATCCCGCGAAAAGGGGACCCGAATGGAGTCCGGCGGGAGCCAATCGATGGAATCGTAAAGACCAGGGCAAGGGCGCCCAGCGTGATTGCGAGACGAGGTCGGCCATGACGTACGAAGACAGGGCACACGGAGACAAGGCGGGCAGTTCCAACTCCAAAAAGGGCCCCCATCCGACCCCCGCCGCACGAAGGGTGGCGTTCTGGGCCGGGTCGGGGATTCTCGCCTTGGCGTTCCTGGTGGCGGGCCCGGGCCTTCGGGCGGCCACGCCCTCGGGGGGAGCCGGCATCGCGTGGGAAGTGATACCGAATGGTGACGGATCCGCCTCCCCCTGGGTTTCCGGGAAAGCGGCTGGTCTGTCGCCCCAAACGCCCTTGCCTCCTCTGGTGGTAACGGCTTCGGGGTGTGCGGCCGATTCGGTCCTCGAGGTTTCTCCCGATGGCGAACAGCCCTTCGCGTCGCTCCGGCTTTCCAACGGCGAGGGACGTTTGCCCTTTCCAGTCTTCACGGTGGGCGACTTGGACCGGCTCCGGTTCCGGACCGATTGCCCGGAGGGCCTTCTCGAAGTCCGTCCCTCCGAACCCCTCCTCCTCACGCCCCAAGACGGCTCCCTGCTCGTCACCAACTGGGGGCCGGCTGGAGTGGTTTCGTTGGAGGCCGTGGACGCCATGGGCCGGCCCGTCCTCGTGAAGCTGGACCGGGACGGCCTCGGCGCAGAGCCCAGGGGGGAGGCCTTCCGAACCGAAGTCCTCGAGACGGGCGGCATGGTCTGGTTGGCCCTCGTCCCCGACGGTGGAACCCAATTCCCCGTCGAGATCCGTGTCCAGAACGAGGAGGGCCGGAAGGCGCAGACCACCTTCTACCGTGACAGGCTTGCGGGGAGCGGTCTGTGCGCCACGCCCGGCAAGGACGGGGCAGGCGGCACGCTCACGGGCATCGTGAACACCTACTACCCCGTCACGGCCTCTGTGTCCGCGGGCGCGACCTCCGTTCCCGTCGGGGTCTCCTCCGGTGCCTCGACGGCCATCACCGCGGGGGACCTGCTCCTTCTGATCCAGATGCAGGACGCGGAGATCGACGGCACCAACAGCAGCGCTTACGGGGACGGAAACCCGGGCGGGAACGCATCGGGCTACACGGCCGTCAACAACTCGGGGAAGTACGAATTCCTGAAGGCCGCGGGTCCGGTCTCCTCCGGCTCGGTGCCGGTCCTGGGCGCGGGCGTCGGCGGCGGCACGCTCAACGCCTACGGTGTGGCGGCCTCAACGGCCAGCCGTGGCCGCCGGAGCGCCCAGCTCGTCCGGGTTCCCCAGTACATCTCGGCCACCTTCAGCTCGACGCTGACCTGCCTTCCCTGGAACGGCAGCGTGGGCGGCATCCTTTCCGTCGACGTGAGCGGCTCGCTCACCCTGGGAGGGACCGTCAGCGTCGACGGCATGGGATTTAGGGGCGGGGCCCAGCAACAGCTCGTGGGAACCACCGGGGTCCTCAACACGGACTACCGGATTCTGGGGCCGGCCAACGGGACCACGACCGTAGGCACGGGCGCCATGAAGGGGGAGGGCATCGCCGGTACGGCTCGCCTCCTGCCGAACTCCAACTCCGGCGCGGGATTGGACGGGTATCCCAACGGCGATTTCTATCGCGGCGGTCCCGGCAATGCGGGGGGCGGAGCCAACGACGGAACTCCCAACACCAATAACCAGAACGCGGGCGGAGGAGGCGGAGGCAACGGCGGAGCCGGGGGAACGGGAGGCAACTCGTGGAACTCCAACCTCGCCATCGGCGGCCATCCCGGGGCTTCCGTCGCGCCTGCCGCGGACCGCCTCGTCCTGGGCGGCGGAGGCGGCGCGGGTACGCGCAACAACGTCTCCTCGGGCGGAGACGGCAGCGGCGCGGCGGGAGGCGGCATCGTCCTGATCCGCACCGGTTCGATCACGGGGACCGGGACCATTACCGCCCACGGCGCCTCGGCGCCGACCTCCCAGCAGGACGGCGCGGGCGGCGGGGGAGCCGGCGGCACGATTCTGGTGTACGCCCAAACTCCTGGGGCGCTCACCGGCCTAACCGTTGCGGCCCATGGGGGGCGGGGCGGCGACGCGTGGCCGCTCCAGGCCCCCGGAAGTTACCCGGGAGAACGCCACGGCCCCGGCGGAGGGGGCGGAGGGGGTGCCATCCTGCTCTCGGGCGCGGCC encodes the following:
- a CDS encoding MerR family transcriptional regulator: MARRPPKTDEGKRFYMISAVAQRFDVHPQTLRLYERDGLLRPSRTEGNTRLYSDEDLERLEIILNLTRNLGVNLAGVEIVLNMREKMGRMQDEMNGFLEFFLEQLGRRGV
- a CDS encoding J domain-containing protein, with product MAVRNLYDVLEIPRGASAAEVRKAYKRLARKYHPDLNPGDSAAEERFKELSEAHAILSDPEQKKRYDTTGTVGPRPGGGPRVDFTGFDFDAGPTSGGFQDLLDAFLHTAQSRENQGPRPGEDLVFPLSLTLQEAFTGKRARIAVRHTVACGGCRGEGRLPHKRSRSCSSCGGSGKVGLSRGPFSFARTCPACGGSGKDPGEPCRACGGAGSAETVETVEVSIPPGVDTGSRVRVKGKGQAGRFGGPPGDLYIETHILDDPTYRREGPNLRVKVPITVTEAVLGARIDVPTLGGGARLKIPPGTSSGQVFRLRERGMPSLRGGTAGDLLVEVTIWTPPVVDERSKDLLREFARLNPENPRPYTGAEKG
- a CDS encoding Hsp20/alpha crystallin family protein → MPSKGDPLRELLNLQRRVNRLFEEIIQPERSSSPLQDFTWIPPADVYEDAARYVVEVEIPGVPIEDIEVTAEGRLLRVAGERRASQGEDQECVQRMERYFGPFLREFSFPDEIDAGAVEAALKDGLLTIVLPRKNTRKSIRVK
- the dnaK gene encoding molecular chaperone DnaK; this encodes MAKIIGIDLGTTNSVVAVMEGGQPVVIPNQEGDRTTPSVVAFTDKGEILVGKVAKRQAITNPLNTVFSIKRFMGRKFSEVQREIETVPYRVVAADNGDAWVEARGKKYSPPEISAMVLRKLKEAAESYLGEKVTQAVITVPAYFNDSQRQATKDAGRIAGLEVLRIINEPTAAALAYGLDKKKEETIAVYDFGGGTFDISVLEVGEGVIEVKSTNGDTHLGGDDVDKVLIDWVVDVFRKDNGIDLSKDPMALQRLKEACERAKCELSQTLEAEINLPFITADASGPKHLQIKLTRAQMENLASAIFQRTMEPCKAALSDAKLGPSQIHEAVLVGGSTRIPKIQQMVQDFFGREPHKGVNPDEVVAVGAAIQAGVLGGDVKDILLLDVTPLTLGVETLGGVATALIQRNTTIPAKRKETFTTAADNQTEVEIVVFQGERPMARDNKLLGTFKLMGIPPAPRGVPQIEVAFDIDANGILHVSAKDLATGKEQSITITASSGLTKDEIDKMVREAESHKAEDMARKEEIEIKNQADQLLYSTEKLLQENAGKIPAEEESKVRAALDELRKAKDAGGKESIRKAIDGLNAASHKMAEVLYASAKAQAGPAGPGAGETSSAGGPQGGSATAGKSGEVIDAEFEDVK
- the tgt gene encoding tRNA guanosine(34) transglycosylase Tgt → MAAFTLLQGNGSSGRLGELQTPHGRVRTPAFMPVGTRASVKGMPPFLLREAGADIVLCNTFHLALRPGSRLIEELGGIHRFMGWDGPVLTDSGGFQVFSLASLRQVTEEGIAFRSPVDGADVFLSPERAVAIQEELGVDVAMALDVLVKGTAGEEETEAAVDRTTRWARRCREAQRRSGTALFGIVQGGPYPRLRERSAKELVDLDFPGYAAGGFSVGEKKETFREVAALTAGLLPADRPRYLMGVGTPQDLVEAASWGYDLFDCVLPTRNARNGSLFTSEGTISIKNAAFARSPEPLDPKCSCWGCRTVSRAYLNHLYRANDPTGLVLNTLHNLTYYLGLMARIREAVAEGSLESLVREILHQDGRMMEPAG